A section of the Cottoperca gobio chromosome 17, fCotGob3.1, whole genome shotgun sequence genome encodes:
- the LOC115022838 gene encoding apolipoprotein D-like, translating into MKIILLTLLSVLAASAQVLRLGKCPKPAVQANFDASRYVGKWYEIMKLPTIFQKGECGTATYSLESPGVIGVLNSELLNDGTINSIVGSAKVKDPAEPAKLQVSFNGSPPGPYWVLSTDYEGHSLVFGCTDFIFFHAELSWILSREPTLPEETVEELHGILSSIGVNVDKMVPTNQNETLCSAMNQ; encoded by the exons ATGAAGATCATTCTGTTGACTCTGCTGAGTGTCCTCGCAGCCAGCGCTCAGGTGTTAAGGTTAGGCAAATGTCCCAAACCTGCAGTTCAGGCCAACTTTGATGCTTCCAGG tACGTTGGTAAGTGGTATGAGATCATGAAGCTGCCAACAATCTTCCAGAAAGGCGAGTGTGGCACTGCCACCTACAGCCTGGAGAGTCCTGGAGTCATCGGGGTCCTCAACAGTGAGCTGCT TAATGATGGAACCATTAATTCTATCGTCGGCTCAGCAAAGGTCAAGGACCCCGCTGAGCCTGCCAAGCTGCAGGTCTCCTTCAATG GCTCTCCTCCTGGTCCTTACTGGGTGCTGTCCACCGACTACGAGGGTCACTCTCTGGTCTTCGGCTGCACAGACTTCATCTTTTTCCACGCGGAGCTGTCCTGGATCCTGAGCAGAGAGCCCACCCTGCCTGAGGAGACCGTAGAGGAGCTGCACGGCATCCTGTCCTCCATCGGCGTCAATGTTGACAAGATGGTCCCCACCAACCAGAATGAGACTCTCTGCAGCGCCATGAACCAGTAA